A window of Pyrus communis chromosome 3, drPyrComm1.1, whole genome shotgun sequence genomic DNA:
ATGTTTTGTGTCCCTTGTTTCTTTTTCTGGCCGATAATTGTGATGTGAATCATTTCTGCTGTGCACTTGTCGCTTGATAATTCATAACAGTTCGAATCATTGCTGTTCGATAATGTGTATGTATGATTTATGAAATTTCGGTTGTTGACATAGCGTGCTTTGTAggtgttgtgctaggatagcaccaaaccacGCGGAACCAAATCCAGCTAACCCACAGGatatttatcaaatgaaaatgcaagaacaaaatataaaagacacaaagattttaacgaggttcctccacagtcagtgtaactggagtacgtcctcggagcagtaggagctcacccaataatccactatcaaccaaatgggagtttacaaagtgttgacaatctcacaacccaaaagccaaATACATCCAATAGCTcacacacaccaaagaaacaaatagagaaagaaatataaagaataatttcttctctatacatatagctcaaaatTATTACAACAACAATTACTTTGGTTGATGATTACCAATCAAATGAAGCAACaacttcttcttctgttttaggctctctgcaactctcccttgctctctgcaaaaaaaaaagctctttcttctcctttttttctgcAAAGGCAAATGAGCTCTCTGCTCTCTTGTTTCCTTCTAAAACCGAATGAATGAGCTCTCCTACTTCTCTCCCTCTTTTATTCTAAACCAAATAATgagctctctttttcttttccaaaagcaacaaacacttttccctttttttctcctcaaaacaaggaaaggtgTTGTCcaccttcttttgtttattcTAAAGTatatggccacttggccacataatccaacaatctccaccttggccaagttctgaaaacgccatgataagccaaccaacacaatcaacacaaaaaacactcccaatcactagcaagagaacaactaatgccgagccaaatgctccaaaactcctacagctcaacgccttctttaaataggcaaaatgtgagccaagttcaagcaatgaataaacttggctacaccaacaaccttagtcaacatatcagcggggttgtctttagttggaatcttctggagaatgatttctccttcaccaactacttcacgaacaaagtgataacgcacatctatgtgcttggtcctcgcatgatgaacctgatacttagccaaataaatggcactctgactatcacaatgcacctTCACCTGCTTCTGttcaacccccaaatctctaatcagtccatgtatccaaatggcttcctttatagcttcagcaactgccatatattcagcctctgtagtagacaatgcaacagacgactgcaaaatggacctccaacaaactggccctttagccatagtaaacacatagcctgtagtagacttccttccatccagatcatctgcataatctgaatcaacataaccaacagcaaaatgactaataccagagtcatccctctcaaagcataaaccaacatcttgagtaccatggagatacctCAATATCCACTTAGCTGCTTGCCAGTGCTCTTTaccaggattatgcatatatcgactcaccatgccaactgcatgagcaatatctggtctagagcataccattgcatacatcaaactaccaaccaaatttgcatatggtatatttttcatttgcagCTTCTCCTTATCAGCTTTAGGACATTGTagagaactcaatttaaaatgaggagccaaaggggtactaaccggtttagttgaatcatgaactccaaacttccgaatcaacttctcaaggtattgtttttgattcaaacaaaccagacccttctctctgtctctagtgatctccatgccaaggatctgctttgcttcaccaagatccttcatctcgaactcattcttcatttgattcttcaatttatcaatctcttcgacattatttgaggcaatcaacatatcatcaacatatatcaacaaataaatgaaagacccatcttgcaacttcttgaagtacacacaatgatcatattgacttctagaataattttggcctctcataaatttatcaaacctcaaataccattgtcttggagattgcttcaagccataaagtgatttcttcaacttgcaaaacaaattctctttccctttcactttatacccatccggttgacacatatagatcttttcattcaaatcaccatgtaggaaagccgtcttcacatcgagttgcacaagctcaagatcatattgtgcaacaagagctaacataatgcgaattgaggagtgcttcacaactggagaaaaaatttcattgtagtcaatgccttcCTTTTGTGtataccctttagcaactaatcttgctttgaatcttacattgcttttctcatcagcattttctttcttggcatacacccatttacaaccaataactttcttacccttaggcaatttagctaactcccaagtcttgttcttcaagagagaattcatctcatcacccatggcattgtaccacttctccttttcctcactctcaatggcttcctcaaaattggatggaatctcatcagtgataataggaagagcaaaagcaacatagtcactataccgagctggcttggtaatttgtctttttcctctgttcttggcaatagactcttgaggtgaaacttgctcttcaacttgaatagaattttcaagttcaacttcttcaacatcctcatggtctcccacttcttcacttgtagtggcttcgacatcagcggaaataggatttgaagtactagaggcaactttctcaagctccacctgttggacatctttcacattcttttcagagtctctgaacatattttcttcatcaaatgtcacatctctgctgattacaagtttcttcatcGTCCTGCGACCataacctgtaacctttgacaccactactaaaaccaagaaagatagcctttttggctctaggatcaagtttattttcagttacatgaaaataagcaggtgaaccaaaaatacgaatataatcataatcagtagaaggttttccagtccatacctccattgacgtcttaccctgaacagcagctaagggtaatcggttgatgatgtgacatgcataagtaactgcctctgcccaaaacgacttgctcaaatccgactgagacaacatgcatctaacattctcaagcaaggtttgattcaatctttctgcaactccattttgttgtggagttccccggacactaaaatgtctcacaatcccttcctctttgcaaactttaaagaaagggtcggatgtgtattcaccaccattattcgatctcaaaatcttaatctttctcccagtctggttctcaaccattttcttccaacccaagaaaatgctcaacacctcactcttgtgcttcatactgtagacccaagaccttcttgaataatcatcaacaaaggtcacgaaccaatgtctaccactcaaagagggagtctttgtaggaccccaaacatccgaatgcacataatcaagaaagcccttcgtctgatgtacagcagtaccaaacttcactctagtttgcttccccaagacacaatgctcacagaaatcaagcttacaagtcgtggcacattttagaagaccttgtttcacaagcccttgtagagctttctcaccggcatggcctaatctcatatgccacaatctagtagtatcagaatcagatgtgcccatattttctgagactacagatgcttcacctgtcacagtgcttccttgcaataaatacaaatggccacatcgaggagctttcatcacaacaagtgcaccataagtcaccttcaatgtctgcccatctgaatgaaacctgaagcccttggcttccaaagttcccaaagaaataagatttttcttcaaattcggtacataccgaacacctgtcatctttttaaccatgccatcatgcaacttcaaacgaactgtaacaatcccttttgttgtgcaaggattgtcatctcccatgaacacaacaccgccatcaaactctttcaagcttgaaaaccaatccttgtgaggagtcatatgatgagtacaacccgtatccaacacccacttagtagcacaatcaaatgatgaggaagtggttaaagcaaaatcaagaaaatctgtttcaacttcagcaacattagcttcagaactttctttacctttggtcttcaatttaggacaatctttcttccaatggcccttattacgacaaaaggcacattcatccctttccaaaggttttctacctttagagtttcctctaggtcgagactgtgattttttcctactagaagatgatcttctctccgatgatctacctctaacaaataaatCTTCCGAGGTATTATCgtgatttttatctctatgcctcatttcataattcatcaagtcatttgacacatcttcaaatttcacagtttctttaccatgcataatagtggtaacaaaatgctcataagagtccggcaaggaattcaacaatattaaggccttatcttcatccttaatatcctcatctaaatttaacaagtcggcaatcaacttattaaaagtatcaaggtgtctaatcatttttgtaccttctttgtattggaagcggtagagctttttcttcaattgtagccggttctctgcactcttcgtcatatacttgtcttccaatttttgccacaacacacttgccaatgtctcccgcatcacaaaatacttctgagtttttgcaaggcacaactGAATTGAcgagcaagcccacaaatttaatttctcccattccggCTTCGACATAGCTTCCAGCTTCTCTCCCAAAGCGGCAagtagatcttgttgagccaacacatctttgacctcacattgccacatcccaaagttgtttgtgccatcaaacttttcaacttcgaactttgcattttgcaccgtagttcttgcaaatccggagctgcttccaaaaggattctcatcttgcccgtctgacattttttggcaattagacagtacccaagagcaaccagtgctctgataccaattgttgtgctaggatagcaccaaaccacgcggaaccaaatcaagctaacccacaggatatttatcaaatgaaaatgcaagaacaaaatatagaaaataacaccaagattttaacgaggttcctccacagtcagtgtaactggagtgcgtcctcggagcagtaggagctcacccaataatccactatcaaccaaatgtgagtttacaaagtgttgacaatctcacaacccaaaagccaatacacccaatagctcacacacaccaaagaaacaaatagagaaagaaatataaagaataatttcttctctatacatatagctcaaagctattacaacaacaattaCTTTGGTTGATGATTACCAATCAAATGAAGCAACaacttcttcttctgttttaggctctctgcaactctcccttgctctctgcaaaaaaaagctctttcttctcctttttttctgcAAAGGCGAATGAGCTCTCTGCTCTCTTGTTTCCTTCCAAAACCGAATGAATGAGCTCTCCTacttctctccctcttttcttCTAAACCAAATAATgagctctctttttcttttccaaaagcaacaaacacttttccctttttttctccccaaaacaaggaaaggtgTTGTCcaccttcttttgtttattcTAAAGTatatggccacttggccacataATCCAACAGTAGGACCATTCTATATCAGTGATGAAATTCTTGTGTGTAATTACTTGTTATGCAtgtcaaaatatttttgttccTCCCTGTTTTTTTTCCTCAAGATTATTGTATACCATTTGATAGCACATCTATTGGAAGACGTAGATCTTATTTTTCTTAGAAACTTATCGAGTACAATGGAAATTAACAAATTTCTGCAAGATCCTAGCATATGTTAGCACCATTTTCTGTTAACGTTTATGACATACCCAATGGTCTTGGATCATAGGCAGACTTGTTCAGTCCACCTCTGATTATTGCTCTGCCTTGGGCTTATTTAGTGTTGAAAATTTTAGGTATATAACTTTCTGTGGGTGAACTTGAACGATTATACTGAACTATTTACATATCCCTGAATGATTTCACTTGACAGGACAGCTGATGTTTACCATGCAACTGTGATGCCTTGTTATGATAAAAAGCTTGAGGCTCCACGTGATGACTTCGTTTTTGAAGTTGATCAATCTGAAAATAATGAGAATGAAGGTCTAAGTGTTACAGAGGTAGACTCGGTGTTGACATCCGGGGAAATTTTAGAACTGATACAGGTGAGAAATACCAATTACCATCTCTGCTTCAGTGGTTACAACTTGAGATTTCCAAATAGTGCTGACATGATATCCagtctttgttttctttctttgttttggtgGTTGCAGTTGAAAGGAGTAGATTTCAAAGGCTTAGAAGAGTCCCCTCTAGATAACATGTAAGAGCTGTAAAAGTTTCAATAAGGGCTCCTTCTATCTGCTTTGATTATTCTAAGAAATACGTTGTTCTGCCAGGTTGACAAATTTTAATGAAGGGAGTCTTTTTGGTGTCCATGGAAGCTCAGGGGGTTATGCGGAGACAATATTCAGCTATGCTGCTGAAGTGCTCTTTGGAAGAGAAGTCAAGGGCCCTATTGATTTCAAAACAGTTAAAAATTCAGACTTCCAGGAAGTGACTTTGGAAGTAAgtcaagtttttcttttagttctGCTCACACATTTGTAGCGTAGCTTTTTTGTAATTGTAACTCAAGCTTCGTCAATTTTGCATCCGTATTGTACTTGTAGTGCGTATCGTTGGAAAATCTAGGGGCTAATTCCTTGTATTAGCATTTTCTGTTCATTTTTATGTAGAGTATTGATGGCCTCTCGTTTAGGTGGATGGGAAGACTCTATTGAAATGTGCACTGTGTTATGGCTTCCGGAACCTGCAAAACGTTGTCAGGAAAATCAAAATTGGAAATTGCGATTATCATTTTCTAGAGATCATGGCATGCCCTTCCGGTATTTTTTGGCGGTTGGAAAATTTTCTACTTGTTAATCCTTCAAATAGATATGTGTTTTAATACGTTGACTATCCATTACGTGGATTTGGGATTTTGGAAGTAATACTAACTGGAACTAAACAGGTTGCTTAAATGGTGGGGGACAGATTAAGCCACAGCCTGAACAATCCGGAAAGGAGTTGATTCAGTTATTACTAGCAGCTTATATGGAAAACGTAAGAGTTGGACTTATCGTCGGTTATTTTGTTAGTTATCGTTGGCCTGGGGAAtagtgatgttttttttttggcttggaATGCTAATCCTTTAATATTATACAGGTCTTGGTAGCTGATCCCCTTGGAAATCCTTTGGTGCAAAACTTATACGACGAGTGGCTCGAGCATCCTGGCTCAGAGAAAGCTAAGCTACTCTTTCATAGAGAGTACCGCCGTTTCGTGAAAAGCCTAACTTCTCAATTGCACAATTGGTAAATGCCACCTTCCGAACGCTAGTTTCCTCCACAACATGCGAACATCCCGTGATGGTCCATTTGAGTACAGTTGCTCGTCATCTTCTGGGAGTCGTCAAATTTTTTATGTAGAGAACTAATATTTTGTTCCAGTTTTTCCCTAACTAATGTGTATAGGAAACATACCTTAATAGAAAAAATCAATTACATGCGGTTGTAAGAAaccatataatttttttcatattgaTTTAAGTACACATATATCTTGCTTCCCATTGTGTATCCATTTTTTATCGGCGCTCACTTTGCTTGGGAAATAATTTCTGCAATTCTTGTCTTTTTGGACACCtgttctttttctctttctgcacatgcttcttttttatttagtttgttCAATTCAAAGGTTTAAATAAACACGAGTATGCAAAACAGAAAATTGACGTGTGGAATCACTTTCGTGAATTTATTCCCCCATTTTGATATCATGTAATCATTAGTATGTACGAGCATGCGAAATACATCAAAATCCAAGTTCAAAGAATGTTGATATATGGTGCATGAAGAAAATACGCACTATGCAACCGTAGAAGCGTAGTTAGCAGTATGCCTAATACAGTAAGTCATCTAGCAGTAATACTACGGTTACTAATACTGGAGGAAGTATAAGTTGGTTTACAGATGAAGAGAAGTATCTACATCAGAGCCAGAATTAGGAATCGagtcttcaaatttgtttgaacagGTTTTTAACGAGGTGTCGTCTGTAAAAGTTGGCCATAAGTTGATCAAAAGCAGCGTCTCAGTTTTCCTTTGCGGACAGTCCACATGCTTGCTCTGCAATGTCGGCCACAGGGACAGAGAACCTCCGGATGCTGACGTCCTGCGACCATGGACAATATGATCAAAGTGGAAAAGATTTTGCATGGTGAGATTTCTATCCATCGCCGTGAACTGCTTTGGTTCGGAGTCAGTGGAGAGAGCTAGCATTCTcgaaatctctctctcctctctcattGCCTTCACTCTCTGCAGCTCCCTAAACCTTTCTTGCAGTAGAGCTATGGAGGAATGAACGACAGTCGTTTCGTGGCTTTCCCTATCCATTGGATCAGAAAAGAGGTATACTTTAGGTTCAGAATTAGGGTTGTGGGAAGTGGCCTCTAAGcttttatgtgtgtgtgtgtgtaggatTTGAGGATCGTTACAGGcatgatgcatgcatgttttatAAGATTGCGTGCTTCAGTTAAGTAATCTAATAAGTGGATTAAGTTGATGGGGTGAAATTTTAAAGTGATTTGAGTAATTTAGGAATGAGATTAGGCAGCCAAGCAGCAAAgtccaaaaagaaaaggaatttcGTTTGTTTACCTTAATTAGTGTATGTCGGGGGAGAGGCAAAGGCATTGCTAAAGGAGAAAAGGGTATGGAGAAAATTCCAATGAGAGTGACATAGAAACAAACAAGCACATGGAAGGGAGGTGTTTGGAGGAATAATAGGTTGGACGATAGCCTGTCAACTGAAAGCCCTTTTTAGGTTTAGCCCTTGAAGATGATGgaacttttttattgttttggtgaCTCTTTGTTCTTTCTTTACATTATCAAATTCCTTGTCCTATATATGTTAGGTGGGACTTGAGTCATTCCTTATAGATAACTCACAGTTTGATATGTAcacataaattatttttttttgttttaacaactTACGTTATATTATGTGAAACTTTAATTTGCAGTTGAAGAGAAATTACCATGTTCATATGAAAAACCACacagtatgtgtgtgtgtatatatatatatatatatttcatttaTATAGAGACAAACGTACCAACATTCTTCTCTCGATATATGTTCTGTGTTGGAGTATTTGGAATGGAATGGCATGCAGAAACGAAAGCTGCGGCTGCTAAAGGACGTGGACTGGATTGGATGGTTCTTTTATGCAGCACAAAGGGTCTCCTAGCTGGCTCGCTCTATTGTTTATTTCCAAATTTCGAAGCCCCAAACTCCAAGTCTCCAAAGATCGAAAGATGatgaaaaataaacattaattaaTCTAGACAAGGCGTGCAATTAAAGTTTCTATACTCTATACTTATCCATTTGCATTGTGTTTGGGTAAATGCACAAGCAAATAAGAAGGGTTGCAAGCAAATGTGTGACTCGGAATAAACTTAAATAAGAACCCAACTGAGGATCATAATTTTTGTCTGttcaaaaacaaatataatgatcATAACTAAGGGTGTCAATTTGATTCTAGTTTAGAGGGCTGCAATTGTTATTGTTGGTGTAA
This region includes:
- the LOC137728648 gene encoding uncharacterized protein, which translates into the protein MDRESHETTVVHSSIALLQERFRELQRVKAMREEREISRMLALSTDSEPKQFTAMDRNLTMQNLFHFDHIVHGRRTSASGGSLSLWPTLQSKHVDCPQRKTETLLLINLWPTFTDDTSLKTCSNKFEDSIPNSGSDVDTSLHL